Within the Corticium candelabrum chromosome 6, ooCorCand1.1, whole genome shotgun sequence genome, the region ccgttgacaggcgcagaatacaaaccacgacgtgtagggacgtgagtttgcgtgaagagcgcactacaagtcgtcgtttgtgtacagtgtagtctttggtagacagcagatatgcatgagatgtcttcggcTGTAATCGGAAAGGTATGCAGTataaaactgaacactaatgctggtcctaggatcaaccgcaatatatcgagaagaggcggtaccatctcagacccgtggaggacgattttgaatcggcgctacacgggtctgggaggccgaggctagatTCCCGTAGCGAACACGACTACGCATTGTTCAGCTACCAGGTAGCTCTAGAGTTCGTAGACCGGAACCCCGATACAATCCAGGAGTATGTTTGAGTACGTTTCTCGTCAAATCTCGTGACTATAACAGAGTTCTGTTTTGTAAGGTTTGTAGCTGAAATTTTAGTATGTGATGCAAGGAGAGCGTTGCAGTGCATACGTAAAACACTGGTAATGAAGGCATTGCATTTGTTGAAGTGAGACTAAACATTCAAGTTGGAATTTTACCAACATTTAATTCACATCATCGCACAGACAACTTTCTAGGATTCTAATCATCGACGAACTCATCACAAACAAACGTTCATCTACCCACCAATCTGTATAATTGCTAGATActtttgtccatccgtctttCACATCACACACTCTAGAACGAACTACTAATCGTTTTTCAAGTCATCGTCTTTCTTGTCGAAGCTTTTACTCTGGAAAGAGTTTGGGCCTCTCATCTCCCCTGGCTGTCTGATTGTGTGTTCATCTTCTCTTCCTTCCGCCGGTCTATACGAACTAACGCGCGCGATGACGACCGGACGCTCCCCATAGTCGATGACGCCAAATCCGTAAATGCTGCGCTGTTCTTCTGTCAGTACGCGCGCTAAATCGACGTCGTTGACGGTCTCCTCTTGAAACATGACGCCGACGTGGCCTCGCGTCGCAAACGTCGCCTTCCATCTCACTCGTCTCGGCACCAACTGTTGTACAAACGTTGCGGATGCGTTCCCTCCGGCCGGTGCCTCGAGTCGGATTTGTAAAGAATCGGTTTCCGACTCGGTGCTCGTCTTGCTGTATCCAAATGTAAACGAAAAACCCAAAGTAAGACCAAAGCTTACCGACTGCTCGAACACCATGCCGACTTTGACCGTCGCCGTGTTACTGTACTTTACACTGACCGACACTCCAGCTTCCACGTTCCAAGTGCTCGCTGCAGATTTGGCGACGGTGTACGTCTTAACGAGCGTTTGCTCTTCTGTTCCTTGTTTGTTGTCGAGAACGACGTCGTACGTTTTCAGTGGCGTCTCTTGGATCGGACTGTCGAATTGATCTTTCTTTGCGATTTCGGAGACGGGAAAGGCGACGGTCGAAACGTTGGCGTTCTGACAACTGTACGCCGAGTAGTTGCCGTCGGCTGCGATCACGCACTCGCTGATAGCTCCGTCTCCCTTGCTCGTCGCCGTCTGACCGGCAAGTCTCACTTCCAAAGCAGGTTTAGCGTCTACAAACACAATtctataattaatatcaattttgtgATTCAAAGTCCGTTTAAGCTCGAATAAGCCCCGCAGCATAAATAAGCCTCGCACGTACGTAGCTAAGAACGAGAAAACATTCAAAGCGTTAAAATCGTACAAAGAGAAGATGTTGCGTAGCTATACTTTAGAAGAAACACTGGATGTTGTTGAGAAGGCGAAAATAATTGGAAACCGCGGGGAAAGGCACAAGAACATACAAGACGGTGAAAGAATGGCTGagcaagacacaaacagaccttTCAAGCTGCGGGGCAACCAAGCAAGAAATATCGCTTAAAGGTCCCGCATCTGCAACGCTTCTAGTTGAGCCTATTGTAAAGGGTAATACATACCGGAAATGACTTGAACTTCGGTCAAAGAGAGAATTTGTCTGTTGACTTGTTCGATCTGCACGTAACGCACACCTTTAGCCGGCGGGTCGATGTCGTAAAAGAAAGTCAATTGATTGTGATTGGAATTCTCGTCGATGTTGTCGCGTACCGGTTTACCGTCGACACCCAAAAACATGACGGTAAAGAGCCTCAAGCGATCTTGACAACAGTCACCTCGATTCCAGAGATAAACCTTATGAACGGTCGTCGGCACCAGCAGATCGACTTTCCAATACGATTTGATGTcgtcgtctgtgtgtgtgacactatGTCCGTTCAGTCTGTTGTAGATATTGTTGTCGTTACCGCGCGACGCGTCGGCGCTGTAGAGAGTCGAGCTCTGTGTGGCGGGCTTTTGGATGGCGACGTTAACGAGCGTCGGACCGCTACCGATCACTTGCACTTCGGCGAGACTCAAAAACTGTTTGATATTCTGAGAGACTTTCACGTATTGAGCCCATTGTGGTTTGGTAAAGTTCACTTGAAATATTCTGGCTCCGACGGTCCGTGCAGTAACTCTGTAATCGGTTTTGTTGTTGAATGTCACTTCACGGTCTTCGTCGTCATATAAACTGATCTCGATGTTTTGTGACTTCAGTCTGTCTTCGTACTCGATACGGTTCCATAATACAACGCTGTTGATTTCGTACATGGCGCCGAGATTGACTTTCCACCACGGAGATTCATCTTCGTCGGTGTGCGTGACAGATCCCAAGTCCAAGTTTCCTTCTAGGAAACCGTCGATGGCTTTCGCGGCTCCTAACTGAAGATAAGTGTCGCCTCGTGTACTGCTTTGGTCTGCCGACTTGAACACAGCAAGGTTGACCAGTTCTACACAATCAATTAACAATTATTATTAGCTATCGTTAACAATCATTAACATAACGATATTTAGCAATCACTATAAGTGACAATCATCAGCAATTATTAACAATTATTAACAATAACTATCAATCCTTAAATAAGAATCATTCatttaaatgtttttaattattaaagtctaacataatattgtattttttacataaaaattgcaacacaactgaacaaacaatgcaagtaTAGTAGCAGCAGTACTGGagcatcaacagcaacagcacaCATGCATACTAGAGTACTATAGTAGTTGCACGTGCgaccgtttgtctgtctgtctgtctgtacgtacgtatgtttgactgtatgtatgtctgtttgtctgtctgtttaatgTTGCCATGCAGATTTTAATATAAACTTAATTTTATTTTGCTGTTTAAGAACTCACCGTTAGCGACATTGTCTCGAGTACCCCACACTTCAAGCTCAGCTAGATGTAGATTTTCACTAACCGTCATCCAAATTTGAATGTATCTAACGGCCTTCAAACGTGTTCCGGCAGGAAGGGTTTTGTTGTAAGTGTACGTATCCGTTCCACCGGCCGTTTCCGGCCAAGTGTAAACGCTTCTTGCGTTAATATCGAGCGCTTGGACATAAAAGTTTCGAAGCCTTTTTAAGCAGCAATTATCTCGGCGATTTTGAACAACAACGTACGCCACCTCGTAGTCGGCTCCCAAGTCGAATATCAACCATGGTTTATCGTCGTGGTTTGTGTGAGAGAAAGTGTTGAGATCTCCATCGTTGGCGTTTCTTGCGTCGTGATCTTTATATATCGAGCTTTGGAGCGCTTGCTTATTAAGTCCAACGTTCTTATCTAGACAAACAATTTTATCTTTCAAGTAAACGGCAATGCTATAgttgtacatacatgcacaatATGTGATCAACGTTGCTGTCTAGCATGTGCATCATACAGATTGTCTTTCTTCTTACCCTTGGCCGTTTTGATAAGTTCTTTAGCTATTGTGTAGTTATTCTTGACAAGGTTTGACATGACGCGCTGCACAAGAATTCTCAAAACATCAGTTTCTACAACGTCGACAAAACAAATTTAGAACAAACATAATAGCGGCTGTAAAATTTAACGTACTTACCTCCCACGAGATACACAGAATAGGCGGAAGGTCCCCCACAACAATATTCACCGCTGCAGCTTTTTGATCTGTTGTCGCTTAGTGCTCCAGGGCACCAGTAGCTGCAGTTGCCATGCAGACCTGTAGCATTGATATTGTCCGGCTGTTCTAGGACTGGAAGAGGATAATCATCGCCACAATAACAAGACGAGTTGCGGCTGAATGCGACTGCCGAGCCCAATTCCTTGCACTTGTCCGAGCAGATGGCGTTCGTGTTGTAATCGACGACTTCGTGGAAACTGTTCTGCACCACGTCTCCTAGTGTACCTCCAAAACATCCGTCAAACACGACGTCCTTGGCCAGTCGGCGAAATCTCGACGGCACACGAGCCGAGACTCTTGCTGCACGCTTGTGCaatctttgttaattaagacatCAAAACAGCAACATTTTAGAAACCATGCGGTACATTTCTGAACTAGAGCGTTTGTGCATTGTTGCAAAACGAAACGCGTCAGATGCACGA harbors:
- the LOC134180955 gene encoding uncharacterized protein LOC134180955, translated to MLLLCALTVSRVWFRSLNSSLDKGYPRYNVKNLRKKVMLVRLTICLLAVALCYVSAAPFSPLHKRAARVSARVPSRFRRLAKDVVFDGCFGGTLGDVVQNSFHEVVDYNTNAICSDKCKELGSAVAFSRNSSCYCGDDYPLPVLEQPDNINATGLHGNCSYWCPGALSDNRSKSCSGEYCCGGPSAYSVYLVGETDVLRILVQRVMSNLVKNNYTIAKELIKTAKDKNVGLNKQALQSSIYKDHDARNANDGDLNTFSHTNHDDKPWLIFDLGADYEVAYVVVQNRRDNCCLKRLRNFYVQALDINARSVYTWPETAGGTDTYTYNKTLPAGTRLKAVRYIQIWMTVSENLHLAELEVWGTRDNVANELVNLAVFKSADQSSTRGDTYLQLGAAKAIDGFLEGNLDLGSVTHTDEDESPWWKVNLGAMYEINSVVLWNRIEYEDRLKSQNIEISLYDDEDREVTFNNKTDYRVTARTVGARIFQVNFTKPQWAQYVKVSQNIKQFLSLAEVQVIGSGPTLVNVAIQKPATQSSTLYSADASRGNDNNIYNRLNGHSVTHTDDDIKSYWKVDLLVPTTVHKVYLWNRGDCCQDRLRLFTVMFLGVDGKPVRDNIDENSNHNQLTFFYDIDPPAKGVRYVQIEQVNRQILSLTEVQVISDAKPALEVRLAGQTATSKGDGAISECVIAADGNYSAYSCQNANVSTVAFPVSEIAKKDQFDSPIQETPLKTYDVVLDNKQGTEEQTLVKTYTVAKSAASTWNVEAGVSVSVKYSNTATVKVGMVFEQSVSFGLTLGFSFTFGYSKTSTESETDSLQIRLEAPAGGNASATFVQQLVPRRVRWKATFATRGHVGVMFQEETVNDVDLARVLTEEQRSIYGFGVIDYGERPVVIARVSSYRPAEGREDEHTIRQPGEMRGPNSFQSKSFDKKDDDLKND